TGAGATACACCTTGGGAAGGATTTTCGACAGGGCGAGCGTCGCATAAAAGACGGTATGGATGGCCACGAAAGCCGCTAGCAGGGCGAATAGATCCGAGTGAATAACGGACTCTGGCAACAGAATCCCCGTGGGAAGCGCGGTCATGACGAAGCCTCATCGCTTGCGCGCGGACCAGCGTGAACCACATGTTTCCAGTCCGCTGTCCTGCCCAACGAAATGTCGATGATGCCCTTCACGTAGACAACGTTGAGAAACATGTCGAAGAGGAGCTCCGGAAAGAGCGTCAACGCCAATAGTCTGGCCCGCCATCCGCCCTTCCACACCGTGATCATTCGCTCCAGCATGAAGAGGAGTCCCACGCCCAACCAGAACGGGAACAAAACCCAGGCGTCCAAAGCGAAGACCGTCAACAGAATGAGGAGCAGGTACGAGGACAAGGCAATCACCCCATATCCAATGCCGAGCTGCTGCGCCCAGTACCGGACCGTCTGTGGAGTGACACCGTAGGCGCCAAGATTTTCGAGGGCGCCTCGCTGCCACCGCAACCGCTGCGCCCACAAAGTACGCCATGAGGGCATCAACTCCGTGACGACGGTGCAATCTGCCGGGGAGATCATGAGCCCGCCAAGAGACTTCAGGGCAATCGTCAGCTCGTTGTCCTCGGTCAAGGCCGCCGTGTCGTAAACGTCTCCCAGTCTTCCAGGAATGGTCTTCCCCCGCTGTTCCGCGACAGTCAGAAGCGCCGTAGGCCGAAATAGAGACGCCGTTCCAGTGAGCACAAACACGCGTCCACGTCGGCGCTGCATCTCCCGGGCGTAGCGGACATACTCATTGCGTTGGAACTGCCCAATCAGTCCATGCCCGGTCTCTCCATAGAAGAGCCCACCAACAGCCATCAGGGCCCTGTCTTCGGTGAAACGGCGCACAGCAGAGGCCAGGAATCCGTCGTCGAGCCTTGTATCGGCGTCCATCACCATGACAACGTCATTCAAACCCTGATCGGGAAGGATCTGGCTCAGCACCTGGTTCAGAGCGCCCGCTTTCTTCTTTGTGTTCCCCACCGACTCGAACACGTCCACACCGGCTCTGTGAGCCAGCTCAACCGTGGCGTCCGTGCAGTTATCCGCCACAACGATGATGCGCTCCGGCCGGTGCGACTGATGAAGCAGCGACTCCAAAGTGGAAGGCAGCGACGCTTCTTCGTTGTGGGCAGGGACCACGACTGTGACCGTTACCGGGCCCGCATAAGTGCCTCGTGTGGCCTCCATGATCCCGCGTGGAGCCAGTGGAACCGTTACTCGACCAGCAGATCGACGGGACGAGTTGCTGATGCGCCGTTCCAACAGCGCGACGCCGGCTGCCAGCAGAAGTGCGAACGCCACGGCAACAAGAATGACCCACAACGACGGCGCCTCAGCATCATAGAGAACATCCCAGATACCAACGACGATGTGGCGGGCCGAGGGTTCAGCCACCTCAGGACCCTGGATGACGATCGCCAACCAGAGAAGCGCCGCAGCTGCGGCAACCGCCACAGCGATAAAGACGCCTACCAGCCGATGCAGATTGCGTCTACGCATGAATCAACACCTATTCGGTGAAGAACCGCTGGACAACTGTGGACAGTCTGAACGGGTCCTGGACGCCACAGAGCTCACGGGCCGAGTGCATCGACAGCAACGCAATGCCAACGTCGACCGTCCGGATCCCGAGGCGCGTTGCCGTCAGCGGACCAATCGTTGAACCACACGGCATCACGTTATTGGACACGAACTCCTGGTACGGCACCTCCGCATCCCGGCAGAGCCGCGCCCACAGCGCAGCACCCTGCGCGTCCGTGGCATAACGCTGATTCGCGTTGATTTTCAGCAGCGGTCCACCATTGAGAAGTGGGTGGTTTGCCGGATCGTGGCGGTCCGAATAATTGGGGTGCACAGCATGCCCTGCGTCAGCAGAAACGCACACCGAATCAGCGAATGCCCGCAACCGGTCCGAGGAACCGGCGTCGAGCCCGTCCGAAATTCGGTGCAGCACGTCCTCGAGAATAGGACCGGCAGCACCTGAACGGGAGGCACTCCCGATTTCCTCGTGATCGAATGCGGCGAGGACCGCGATGGGCCCGTCCTTGGCTCCTGCCACGGATACCAGCGCCTCAAGCCCTGCGTGCACAGAGGACAGATTGTCCATCCTGCCCGCGGCAAAAAACTCGTCCTCCGCACCGAAGATTCGGCCCTCCTGAGTATCGGCGACAACGACGTCGTACCCGCCGATGTCCTCCGCGCACAGTCCCGTCTCCCCCGCCAACAGACCCAGCAAGTCCGCCTCGGACGGGTCCCCGATCCCCCAGATGGGGTTCATGTGCTGCTGCTTGTCGAGCTTCAGGGAATCGTTGACCTGCCGGTCCAGGTGGATCGCGAGCTGAGGGAATCGCAGCATGGGTCCGGTGGCGACCAGGTGCTCCTCGCCGTCGAGCGTGACCAACCGGCCAGCAAGGCACAGCTCACGATCCAGCCACGAGTTCAGCAACGGCCCACCATAGACTTCGACGCCGGCCTGCAGCCAGCCGTTACGTCCGATGGTGGCCTTGGGCTTCAGCTTGAACGACGGCGAGTCAGTGTGTGCCCCCAGGATATGAAAGCCCGTCGTCGCCGTCGCACTCTCCGGCACTACCCACGCGATCAGCGCGCCATCGCGGACGATGTACCGGTTTCCTGCACCCTGAGGCCATTGCGTGGCCTCGTCCAACCGGGTGAAACCGGCGGCGTCGAGGCGTCGTGCAGCCTCCTGAACGGCGTGAAAACTCGAGGGGGAAGCACCAATATAGGAGCCAAGATCTGTGATGTGGTCAACAGCGGAAGTCATGATGTTGAGCCTATCAACACCCCAGTTCCCCACCCGGGCCCGCGGCAAAGCACCATTTGATGTAGCGGGCTAGTAGTCGAGGCCCTGACTGGGAGTGACCAGCCCTGTTTCGTAGGCGTAGACCACAACCTGGACCCGGTCCCGCAGGTGGAGCTTGCTGAGGACACGACGCACATGGGTTTTCACGGTTGTTTCGGACAGGAAGAACCCCTGGGCGATCTCCGCGTTGGACAGTCCCTCGGCGATAGCTCCGAGCACTTCACGTTCACGCGGCGTCAGCTCATCCAGCAACGGGTCACGAGGCGGCGGTGACTGGGCCGGCGCGGGAAGGGAGCGGACGTACGTTTCGAGTAGGCGCTGGGTGATCCGGGGCGCGACGACGGCGTCCCCACTAGCCACCAAACGGACCGCCTGTACCAGCTCCTGCGGTGCAACATCCTTGAGGAGAAAGGCCGATGCCCCTGCCTGCAACCCTGAGAATGCGTACTCATCCAGGTCAAACGTGGTCAGGATAATAATCCTCGCGCACGAGGCCGCAGCGATGCGCCTCGTCGCCTCGATCCCGTCCATAACCGGCATCCGGACATCCATGAGCACGACGTCGGTCTCCTGCACCGCAACCTGCCGCACAGCATCCGCGCCGTCCACCGCTTCGCCCACGACCTCGAAGTCATCCTCGCCCTCAAGGATGAGCCGGAAACCCATCCTCAGCAGCGGCTGGTCATCCACCAAGAGGATCCTGATTTTGGGATCTACAACCTCGGTCATGTCAGTCACTCCCCCTCATCCGGTACAACAAGCGTCACGTCAACCCTCCATCCGCTCTCCAGCGGACCGATCACAGCCCGTCCGTCATAAATGGCTGCCCGCTCGCGGATTCCGTTGATGCCCTGACCCGAACCCACGGAGTCGCCGTCCAGCGAGCCGGCTCCGTCGTCCGTCACTCGGATCCGCACCTTGCTGCCTTCACGTTCAATCAGCACCTCGACGGTACTCACACCCTTGGCATAGCGCAGGACGTTGGTCAAAGACTCCTGGACGATCCGGTAAACGGTCAGTTGAAAACCGTGGTGCTCAGGCAGAGCCCTTCCAGTAACCACAGACTTCAGTGGCAGGCCAGCCAGCCGAAACCCATCTAGCAGTGACGCAAGGGATCCTGTCACAGGTTGCGGCTCACGCGGCGCTGCCGAGCCCTCGCCCTCACGCAGAACGCCGAGGACCCGGCGCATATCGGCAAGCGCTGTCCGACCGGCAGAAGACAATTCAGTCAAGACCTCCCCGGCGCGGTCCGGATTTTTTCGGACGACGACGCCGGCACCGTCCGATAGCGCGATCATCACCGACAGTGAATGCGCGACGACGTCGTGCATCTCCCGGGCGATCCGGTTGCGTTCGTTGGCTGAGGCGAGGCGCTCGTTTCGCTCGGCCCAATCGGCCAGCTCCATCTCGTGCAGGCGGTCGCGGCGCACCGTGACTCCGATGCCCACGGCTATGAAATAGGTCAGCAGAACAAAGCCGATGATAACCAAAATCACCCACGGGTCATCGCTGAAGGCTTCCTCGGGCGCCACCCAGA
This region of Arthrobacter roseus genomic DNA includes:
- a CDS encoding M18 family aminopeptidase, with the translated sequence MTSAVDHITDLGSYIGASPSSFHAVQEAARRLDAAGFTRLDEATQWPQGAGNRYIVRDGALIAWVVPESATATTGFHILGAHTDSPSFKLKPKATIGRNGWLQAGVEVYGGPLLNSWLDRELCLAGRLVTLDGEEHLVATGPMLRFPQLAIHLDRQVNDSLKLDKQQHMNPIWGIGDPSEADLLGLLAGETGLCAEDIGGYDVVVADTQEGRIFGAEDEFFAAGRMDNLSSVHAGLEALVSVAGAKDGPIAVLAAFDHEEIGSASRSGAAGPILEDVLHRISDGLDAGSSDRLRAFADSVCVSADAGHAVHPNYSDRHDPANHPLLNGGPLLKINANQRYATDAQGAALWARLCRDAEVPYQEFVSNNVMPCGSTIGPLTATRLGIRTVDVGIALLSMHSARELCGVQDPFRLSTVVQRFFTE
- a CDS encoding glycosyltransferase family 2 protein — its product is MRRRNLHRLVGVFIAVAVAAAAALLWLAIVIQGPEVAEPSARHIVVGIWDVLYDAEAPSLWVILVAVAFALLLAAGVALLERRISNSSRRSAGRVTVPLAPRGIMEATRGTYAGPVTVTVVVPAHNEEASLPSTLESLLHQSHRPERIIVVADNCTDATVELAHRAGVDVFESVGNTKKKAGALNQVLSQILPDQGLNDVVMVMDADTRLDDGFLASAVRRFTEDRALMAVGGLFYGETGHGLIGQFQRNEYVRYAREMQRRRGRVFVLTGTASLFRPTALLTVAEQRGKTIPGRLGDVYDTAALTEDNELTIALKSLGGLMISPADCTVVTELMPSWRTLWAQRLRWQRGALENLGAYGVTPQTVRYWAQQLGIGYGVIALSSYLLLILLTVFALDAWVLFPFWLGVGLLFMLERMITVWKGGWRARLLALTLFPELLFDMFLNVVYVKGIIDISLGRTADWKHVVHAGPRASDEASS
- a CDS encoding sensor histidine kinase, encoding MSSSSLVKETAERTAVVSFTEINERRRGPIRRFFHRHPRLMDLLVSTFFVVGTLPNAVFGTSGQERWWLIVLVLAAAGCLLFRRFKPVLILFVLSLAEPLITLLSDATMSFGIGIWACLYAVALQHSARYAFTAMALSSIPSIGSFWVAPEEAFSDDPWVILVIIGFVLLTYFIAVGIGVTVRRDRLHEMELADWAERNERLASANERNRIAREMHDVVAHSLSVMIALSDGAGVVVRKNPDRAGEVLTELSSAGRTALADMRRVLGVLREGEGSAAPREPQPVTGSLASLLDGFRLAGLPLKSVVTGRALPEHHGFQLTVYRIVQESLTNVLRYAKGVSTVEVLIEREGSKVRIRVTDDGAGSLDGDSVGSGQGINGIRERAAIYDGRAVIGPLESGWRVDVTLVVPDEGE
- a CDS encoding response regulator — its product is MTEVVDPKIRILLVDDQPLLRMGFRLILEGEDDFEVVGEAVDGADAVRQVAVQETDVVLMDVRMPVMDGIEATRRIAAASCARIIILTTFDLDEYAFSGLQAGASAFLLKDVAPQELVQAVRLVASGDAVVAPRITQRLLETYVRSLPAPAQSPPPRDPLLDELTPREREVLGAIAEGLSNAEIAQGFFLSETTVKTHVRRVLSKLHLRDRVQVVVYAYETGLVTPSQGLDY